The Polyangium mundeleinium genome contains the following window.
CGATGGGGCCGGTGAAGACGACGAAGCCTCGGAGGCGGACGCCCGACGCTGGCCGGGAGGCGCGCCGCCGCCTTGCATGGGCCGTCCCTGCCCGGCGCCGCCCGAGGGGCCCGGCGCGCCGCCGCCTCCCCCGAGCAAGCGGCGCTCCATGTCCCCGATCCGCCGCAAGAGCTCGTCCACCGGCATGAGCGGCGGCCGGCGCGAGAGGCGCACGAGCGTCATCTCCAGCGCCGCGCGAGGCTGGCCGCTCCGGGTGATGTCGTCGTAGGAACGCGAGAACCCCTGATGCAAGCGCGCGAGGTCGTCCGCGTCCGCGCGCGCCGCCAGGGTCTTGACGTCGGCGAGTTCGCTGTCGGCGAGGTCAAGCAGGCCCGTCGGATCCGCGGAGACCTTGGCGACCACGAGGTCGCGCAAATGCGCGAGGAAGTCCCGCGCGACGTGCGGGAGATCGTAGCCCTGATGCGCGAGGTCGGAGACCGTGCGCAGGCACGCCTCGGCGTCGCCGTCGACGAGCGCGGCTGCGAGGCCGTGGAGGACCGAGCGATCCGCGACGCCGAGGACCCGCGCGACGCCCTCGGCCGTGAGCTTGTCGCCGTCGACGCCGACCCACGCGAGGACCTGATCGAGCAGGCTCATCGCGTCGCGCATGCTGCCCGCCGCCTCGCGGGCGATGATGGAGAGCGCGGCGTCCTCGAACGCGACGCCCTCCTGGTCGAGGACGAAGCGCAGGCGCGCCGTGATCGAGAGCGCGCTGATGAGCTTGAAGTCGTAGCGCTGGCAGCGGCTCAGGATCGTGACCGGGATCTTGTGGACCTCGGTCGTCGCGAAGATGAACTTCACGTGCGGCGGCGGCTCCTCGAGCGTCTTGAGGAACGCGTTCCACGCGTTGTTCGAGAGCATGTGGACCTCGTCCACGATGAAGATCTTGAACCGGTCGCGCGAAGGCCGGTACGGAAGGCTCTCCTGGAGCTTGCGGACGTCGTCGACGCCCGTGTAGCTCGCGCCGTCGATCTCCTGGACGTCGACGTCGCTGCCGACGGTGATCTCCTTGCAAGGAGCACACTCCTGGCAGGGCTTCGACGTCGGACCCTTCACGCAGTTGAGCGATTTCGCGAGGATACGCGCGCTCGTCGTCTTGCCGACGCCGCGGACGCCCGTGAACAAGAAGGCATGCGCGACGCGGTTCTTGGCGATCGCGTTCTCGAGCGTGGTCGAGACGTGCCCCTGACCGACGAGGTCCTCGAACGACTGCGGTCGGTACTTGCGCGCGAGGACGACGTAGCTCATCGCCGCCTCGACGTAGCAGAAAGGCGCGCTGGCGTCTTGCGACGCAGCCGGACCGCCACGGCGGGCGCGCCGAGCGAGCGAAGAGGCGCGCGCGGGCGTTCGTCCGGCCTTGCAGCCCAGCCAACTTCACGGCATACACGCTCCTCCCATGCAATTTCGCGGTGGAATGAACGAGCTGGTCCGCCAAGCGGCCCGGATGCAGCGCAAAATCGACGAGGCGAAAGCCAAGATCAAGGACCACGAGATCTCGGCGACCGCCGCGTCGGACAAGGTCTCGGTCACCGTGACCTGCGAAGGCAAGGTCCGGAAGATCGCGATCGATCCGGACTTCCTCGCCGCCGAAGGCCTGGAGATGGCCCTCGACGCGGTGGCGGTCGCGGCAAACGCGGCGCTCGAGCAGGCCGACAAGCACGTCGAAGCCGAGATCGCCAAGGTCACGGGCGGCGTGAAGATCCCGGGAATGCACACGTAGTGGCCACGCGGAGCCCCACCTCCTACGTCACGCGCAGCTCTTCCCTACCCGAACGCCTCACGCGCGTCGCGCACCTGTTCGCGCGGCTGCCAGGCGTCGGTGAGAAGACCGCGCAACGCTTCGCGCTGTTCCTGGCGACAGCGGACGAGGAGGTCGCGCACGATCTCGGCACCGAGCTCGCCGTGCTGCGCGATCACGTGAGGCCCTGCGAGCGCTGCGGAAACATCGCCGAGGTCGCCGAAGGCGCGCAGCCGGGCGAGCTCGTGCGTTGCGCGATCTGCCGGGACGAGCGGCGCGACAGGGCGCTGCTCTGCGTGGTCGCGCGGGTGCAAGACCTGCTCGCCATCGAGCGGAGCGGGGTGATGCGCGGGAAGTATTTCGTGCTCGGAAGGCTGCTCTCGCCGCTCGACGGGATCTCGGCCGAGGATCTGCCGCTCGAGGGGCTGAAGCGCATCGTGACGGACGCCGAGGCGCCGGTGAGCGAGGTGCTCGTGGCGACGCCGCCGTCGGTGGACGGCGAGGCGACGGCGCTGCTCGTGGCGCGCGAGATGGCCGCGCTCGGCGCGCGCGTGACCCGCATCGCGAGCGGCGTGCCCCACGGCGGTGACCTCGAGTTCGCCGATCAAGTCACGCTCGGCCGCGCCATCGAAGGCCGGAAGAGCTTCGGCTGAACGGAGGGTACGAGAGATGCCGAAAACCATCATTTCCACGACCGAGGCCCCCGCCGCGATCGGCCCCTATTCGCAGGCCACGCGCGCCGGGAACCTCGTCTTCTGCAGTGGCCAGATCCCCATCGACCCGAAGACGGGTGAGCTCGTCGCGGGCGGGATCGAGGCACAGACGAAGCAAGCGCTCGCGAACCTCAGCGAGGTGCTCCGCGCCGCCGGCGCGTCCTGGCCCGACGTCGTGCGGACGACGATCTGGCTCGTCGATCTCGGCGATTTCGCGGTCGTCAACCGGATTTACGGAGAAGTCGTGGGCGCCGAGCCGCCCGCACGCGTGACCATTCAAGTGTCGGCGCTGCCGAAGGGCGCCGCCGTCGAAATCGATGCGATTGCCCATGTTTGACGCCTGGGCAAAGTCAATCCCCAGGGGAGCCTCGAAATGACCACCAAGGACGATAGCGACAACCCGGAAAAGAAGACGCGCAGGATCGTCCGCTCGGCGAGCACGCGGCGCGAGGGCGAGCCCGGGGGCGAGAACCCGGCGGAAGGAAAGCCCACGCAAGAGGCCGGGGAGGCGAAGACGGAGCCGGCCGCAGGTGAAGGCGCCGCGGCGCCCGCGCCGAAGCCCGCGAGCGGCCCCGGCGGAAGGCCGGAAGGCGTGCGCCGGATCGACATGCGTGGGCCCCGCCCGCCGGCCGGTACCCCAAGGCCGAGCAGCGGCAGGCCGCCGCCCCGCGGCCCCCGCAGGGACCACGGCGGCGATTTCGTTCCGCGTCAGGAAGAAGGGATGCGCCCGCGCCCCGGCCCGGGTGCCGCGCGCTCGGCGATGGGCCCGGGCCCCGGCCCGCGTCCGCCCCGCCCGGCCGGCCCGCCCGGGGAAGGTCAGGCCCGCACCGAAGGCGGTGAGAGGCCGCCGCGCTTCGATCGAGGCCCGCGCCCGGATCGTGGGCCGAGGCCGGACCGGGGTCCGCGTCCGGATCGTGGACCGAGGCCGGATCGTGGGCCGAGGCCGGATCGTGGGCCGCGTCCCGAGGGTGCAGGTCCGCGTCGTGATCGTCCGCAAGCCGCCGCGCCGAGCGCCGCCGGACCGGCCGCCGCAGGGGAGGCCCAGGCGAAGCCGGCCGTCGCCGCGAGGCCGGCCGCGCCGCCCGCGAAGCCGGCCGCGCCCGCGCCCGTCGCGAAGCCGGTCGCGCCGAAGCCGAACATCGTGACGATCATCGCGCCGCCCCCGAAGGCGAGCGGTGGCGTGAAGGCTGGCGCGCCGAAGCCGGCCCTGACGGCGAAGGAAGCCCTCGCCGCGAAGGCGAAGGCCGCGCAGGCGAAGGGCAAAGCCCCGGCGCAGCCCGCGAAGGCGGAAGGCGCCGCGGAGGCCCCGGCGGCCGCAGCAGCCCCGGCGTTCGAGGCGGCCGATCTGTCGGCCGGCTGGGACACGGCCGCGGAGGCCGCGCGCAAGGCAGGCGACCACAGCGCGGCCCTCGTGGACGCGTGGCTCGCGGCCTCGAACGTGGAGGCGATCGTAGCGGTGGCCGACGCGGACGAAGCGCCGGGCGTCGCGCGCAAGGCCGCGCGTCGAGCGCTCAACATCCTGAAGTCGCGCGGGACGGCGATCCCGACGCGGCCGCGGGTGGCGCGCGTGGACACGCGGGCCGAGGCGACGCTCGAAGCGACGTTCCTGCCGCCCGACGGAAGCGGGACGTCGGCCATCTCGATCACGAGCCGCGACGCGAGCGGTCGTTACCACCTGGCCGAGGTGATCGTGAGGGATCCGATCGGCATCCTGAACGCGGGCAGCGCCTGGATGAGCGGCTCGCAGCTCAAGGAAGGTCGGAACCGCGCGCTCGAAGGGCTCGGCGTGTCGCCTGCGCCCGTGCCGCTGGAGTGGGCGCGTCATCGGATCGCCACGGCCCGCAAGCAGAACGCGACGTCGGGGCAGATCGTGCCGCTCGGGTTCGAAGGCTGCCGCGAGCTCGTGGAGCCCTGTCCCGAGGCCGAGCCGGCGCACCCGCTGGCCGATCTCGAAGCCGAGATCACGAGCGACGTTGCCTGGGCGCGCGCGCCCGGGTCGGCGACGTTGCACGAGGAGCCGGAGTTCCGGTCGTGGCTGCCCGATCGCGGGAGCCTGGAGGATCTGCTCCAGCGGCTCGGCCAGCGGCTCGGGCCGGAGGGCGTGCGGGATCCGCAAGCCGTGAACGCGGCGCTGACCGAGGAGATCGCGGCCGCGACGGATCGCTTCTTCTCGCCGGAGGCGCGCGCGATCGTCGCGACGCGGATGAAGGACGCGGCGATCTCGGTGCGCGCGCGGAAGGGCAACGACCGCGCGACGGACGTGCTCGCGGTGGCGCGCGCAGTGAAGGAGGCGGGGCTCATCACGTCGCCGCCGAACGAGATCCCGTTCCTGCTGGGCTTCTTCCAGAAGGGGATCAGCGTGCTCGCGCATCAGGGCGGCGGTTCGCTCCGCATCCCGGTGGCGCCGCTCGGGCCGCAGGCGGCTCCGCAGGCTTCCGCTCCTGCGGAGGAAGCTTCGACCTGATCGCCTGACCTCACCCCCCTGTTCCCCCTCTCCACTCATGGAGAGGGGGGAAGGAAGAAGAGGTTCAGCCTTCCCAGGGCGCTTTCGCGTCGCCCATCCCGACATGCCGCCGAAAGGCGAGGTGCAACGCCCGCGTATGCGCGCCCGGTTTGCCGCTGCCAATCGGCGCGTCGTCGGCAGCGACGACGGGCAGGATCTCGCGCAAGCTCGACGACAGGAACACCTCGTCCGCCGTGCGTACGTCCTCCGGAACGAGCGGGCGTAACGCGACGGCGAGCCCAGCCTCGCCCGCGATCGCGAGGAGGTGCGCGCGCGTGATCCCCGCGAGGATCCCGGCCTCTTCGGGAGGCGTGATCAGGGTTCGTCCTTGCACGACGAACACGTTGGAGGTCGTACCTTCGACGATCTGTCCCGCCGTGTTGATGATGAGCGCCTCGTGCGC
Protein-coding sequences here:
- the dnaX gene encoding DNA polymerase III subunit gamma/tau, yielding MSYVVLARKYRPQSFEDLVGQGHVSTTLENAIAKNRVAHAFLFTGVRGVGKTTSARILAKSLNCVKGPTSKPCQECAPCKEITVGSDVDVQEIDGASYTGVDDVRKLQESLPYRPSRDRFKIFIVDEVHMLSNNAWNAFLKTLEEPPPHVKFIFATTEVHKIPVTILSRCQRYDFKLISALSITARLRFVLDQEGVAFEDAALSIIAREAAGSMRDAMSLLDQVLAWVGVDGDKLTAEGVARVLGVADRSVLHGLAAALVDGDAEACLRTVSDLAHQGYDLPHVARDFLAHLRDLVVAKVSADPTGLLDLADSELADVKTLAARADADDLARLHQGFSRSYDDITRSGQPRAALEMTLVRLSRRPPLMPVDELLRRIGDMERRLLGGGGGAPGPSGGAGQGRPMQGGGAPPGQRRASASEASSSSPAPSASSPVPPPGSQASPAPSRVAPAFSQAAPAFSQVPPTPSRVAPASSQAAPASSQVPPTPSRVAPASSRPPPANGAAYTNGAPYTNGAAPPNGAGRMAAPSAPDLATFRAVIELVRAKRAPLASVLEHAALLRIGPDGIVLGFEDNSFLGKQAQEPVAKEGIRAALAAHFGGKPDVTFETLRPQSGAVTVAQIDGADRRARLDNARRAIADHPLVTAAIELLGAELRDVRLGHEDAAAAERMSTR
- a CDS encoding YbaB/EbfC family nucleoid-associated protein; the protein is MQFRGGMNELVRQAARMQRKIDEAKAKIKDHEISATAASDKVSVTVTCEGKVRKIAIDPDFLAAEGLEMALDAVAVAANAALEQADKHVEAEIAKVTGGVKIPGMHT
- a CDS encoding RidA family protein; the protein is MPKTIISTTEAPAAIGPYSQATRAGNLVFCSGQIPIDPKTGELVAGGIEAQTKQALANLSEVLRAAGASWPDVVRTTIWLVDLGDFAVVNRIYGEVVGAEPPARVTIQVSALPKGAAVEIDAIAHV
- the recR gene encoding recombination mediator RecR, whose translation is MATRSPTSYVTRSSSLPERLTRVAHLFARLPGVGEKTAQRFALFLATADEEVAHDLGTELAVLRDHVRPCERCGNIAEVAEGAQPGELVRCAICRDERRDRALLCVVARVQDLLAIERSGVMRGKYFVLGRLLSPLDGISAEDLPLEGLKRIVTDAEAPVSEVLVATPPSVDGEATALLVAREMAALGARVTRIASGVPHGGDLEFADQVTLGRAIEGRKSFG